One Lepus europaeus isolate LE1 chromosome 7, mLepTim1.pri, whole genome shotgun sequence DNA segment encodes these proteins:
- the LOC133763677 gene encoding olfactory receptor 4A15-like, whose amino-acid sequence MENRNNVTEFILLGLTQNPEGQKVLFVMFLLIYVVTVMGNLLIVVTILFSQSLGSPMYLFLANLSFIDTVYSTAIAPKMIVDLFYEKKTISFQACMTQVFLDHLFAGAEVILLVEMAYDRYVAICRPLHYLTIMNRRVCVLMLLVAWIVGFFHSLVQFLFVYQLPYCGPNVIDNYICDMYPLLKLACTDTYLIGLCMIANGGAICTVTFFILLVSYGIILYSLKTHGLEGKRKALYTCASHITVVILFFVPCIFLFARPSLNLPIDKYITVVLTFITPMLNPFIYTLRNAEMKNAMRKLWSKKVATVGSRLYFTYGA is encoded by the coding sequence ATGGAAAATAGGAACAATGTGACTGAGTTTATCCTTCTGGGGCTCACACAGAACCCAGAGGGGCAAAAAGTTCTATTTGTTATGTTTCTACTCATCTATGTTGTGACAGTTATGGGAAATCTTCTCATCGTGGTGACAATTCTGTTCAGCCAGTCCCTGGGATCCCCCATGTACCTGTTCCTGGCTAATTTATCCTTTATCGATACTGTCTACTCTACAGCCATTGCTCCCAAAATGATTGTGGACTTGTTCTATGAGAAGAAGACCATTTCCTTCCAGGCATGTATGACCCAGGTTTTTCTAGATCATTTATTTGCAGGTGCTGAAGTCATTCTTTTGGTGGAGATGGCCTATGACAGATACGTGGCCATCTGCAGACCTCTTCACTACCTGACCATCATGAATCGGCGTGTGTGTGTTCTCATGCTGCTGGTGGCCTGGATTGTAGGGTTCTTCCACTCATtggttcaatttctctttgtttatcAGCTTCCTTACTGTGGCCCCAATGTCATTGATAACTACATATGTGATATGTATCCTTTGTTGAAACTTGCCTGCACTGATACCTACCTCATTGGACTTTGTATGATAGCTAATGGAGGTGCAATTTGCACTGTCACCTTCTTCATTCTCTTAGTTTCCTATGGGATCATATTATACTCCCTTAaaactcatggattggaagggaaACGCAAAGCTCTCTACACCTGTGCATCCCACATCACCGtggttattttattctttgtccCTTGTATCTTTCTATTTGCTAGGCCCAGTTTGAACCTTCCCATTGATAAATACATAACTGTGGTTTTAACTTTCATAACTCCCATGTTGAACCCTTTCATCTATACTCTGAGGAATGcagaaatgaaaaatgctatGAGGAAACTTTGGAGTAAAAAAGTAGCCACAGTTGGAAGCAGGTTGTATTTCACATACGGAGCATGA